From Gossypium raimondii isolate GPD5lz chromosome 11, ASM2569854v1, whole genome shotgun sequence:
TGGGTTTGTAAGGATATTGTAGAAGTTGCGTTTGTACGAGTACAAAAGGCAGATTTTGCCTAATTTTACCTTTGCCAAACTTACAAACATGTGATTGCAAGCATTGGGTGAGAAGCTATTTAATGACAAGCTTAAGCTTCCATTGTTAATACATTCACGACAAATATCATTTTTCTATACCATGGGAACCAGTGACGTCATGCCATCAACTTATGGTCGGAGAATCACTGTTTTAAGCATCGATGGTGGAGGAATCAGGGGTATTATACCTGCAACTATGTTGAGTTTCCTTGAACTCAAGTTACAAGTACGGTAGACTCTCACATGGCTAGTGattattcattcaaatcaaGCATTTTGATTCAATCTCTTCACACcccttttgttttttgtttttttttttcaggaaCTAGATGGAGAAGATGCTCGGATTGCAGATTATTTTGATGTGATTGCAGGAACAAGCACAGGGGGTCTAATTGCAGCCATGTTAACGGCTCCAGATGAAAATGGGCGTCCTCTTTGTAAAGGGGAAGATATTGTTCCATTTTATCTGAGACATGGCCCCAAGATATTTTCTCGGAAAAACTACAAGTACCAATCAGTTTCTAACTTggtttttgcttttgatttaattcagagttttttcttttcatcgTGATGGATATTGGATGTGTTGGTTTAGGAAGATGACAATGAAAATGGATGCCCTAATGAGGCCTAAATACAGTGGAAAGCATCTGAGGAAGACGATTTGCATGGTCCTTGGGGATCGAAGACTTCATGAGACTTTAACCTCCGTTGTTATACCAACCTTCGACATCAAGTTGCTTCAACCTACCGTTTTCACAACCTTTGAGGtcaatctatatatatacatatagagaGAGAGATACCTATGAACTGTTATCAAATTTGAGCAAATGGCAATGAATAATTTTGGGATACTGTTGCAGGCAAAGATGGATCCTTCAAAAGATGCTTTGCTATCTGATATTTGTATTGCTACAGCTTCAGCTCCAACTTATTTTCCAGCTTATgcatttcatacaaaatattcaGAAGGAACTGATAGGGAATTTCACCTGGTTGATGGAGGGATAGCTGCAAATAACCCAGTAAGGAACCATTCAATCAATGTTAGCTTAGCTATTTCCAAATTTGTTGTTTTCTAAATTAGAGGGCAAAAACATGGTTTTTTGTGAAGGCACTGCTAGCATTGAAGCCAACAGGGGTAGCCTTTCCAAGTGAGCAAGAACATGAAGTTTCGCAGGGACAAGCCCTTAACTACGAGAATCATTTGATAATCTCACTAGGCACAGGAACCTCCAAGATGGGAAAGAAATACGATGCGAAAACGGCAGAGAAGTGGGGAATTCTTGGATGGCTTTACAGTGAAGGAAGCTCTCCATTAGTGGATGCTTTCACTTATGCTGGAGCAGACATGGTTGACCTTCACATGTCATTGATTTTCAAGGCAATTAAATCCGAGCATAACTATCTTCGGATCCAGGTAAGTTCCTTCATTAAGCAATCACAAACATACTTTTGTTCAATCCATCATGTTTCAATGTATTTCGATGATGAACACTTGTAGGATGACAAATTAAGCGAGGATGAATCTTCAACTGATAAAGCTACTAAAAAGAACATGAGGAACCTGGTAGAGATTGCTGAAAAGCTGTTGCACAAACCTGTTTCGAGGATGAATCTGGACTCTGGGATCTTTGAACCAGCTGACAATGAAGGAACCTATGCAGAAGCTCTATCAAGGTCggaaatctttaaaaaaaaaagggcatTTTCTGAGAAACTTCAGCAGCAAAAAACTATAGTTACCGTACAAAGTTAACGAGTTTTATGTTTTGGAGGGTGCAGATTTGCGAAACTGCTATCCGAGGAAAGGAGACTCCGAAAAGCAGAGATTGGGAAGCAGCTTTGAACAAGATGGCCAATGTTTGCTCAAAGCTtctgaaattattaaagttgtATGTGTGTTTAACTTTTTGAGGTGTTGTGTAATCTTATATAGTAAATATATTAATCATTCGTCTGTATTATTATATGgtaataatttatgaataatctCATGATCTGAGTTATGTCCTATTGTGTTACCATTTCAATGGTTAcgtttgattatattttttcttccattctcattaactttttttttttgaaatgtttatttatcaaataagaTTGGATTCATGTTAAGTTCATATACAGTGGTTATATTCACTTTGGCTCAAAATATGAGTATCAATTTCTGCCCAAAAattcttatatttataaatgagtAACCAAACCCTGTCTATATAGTTGactgagtcttaactcgattggtattAACATTATTTGTTGTTAGTGCAGAAAGACATGAGTTCGAGTCCACTAAAAtacctttattttcttatttaaagaTTGGGGAGAGATTATAGGTAGttctaaacattttataatcctaaaaaatattttgtccatatattttttatttttaaaaatatattattttatctaatatttcattttatttttattttattaatttttccttttattaaaattttaaatataacaacttaataaatattttaatatataaaaattatagtatAGTCCATATcaattatataatacataaaataaaaaaaattttacaatctTAAAAAAGGGTGGATATTAAATACTTTGTACTTTAGAGCAACTACTGCTACGTACTGTTCTTACTTCACATTGGTGTAAAGACTTTCTAGCCCAAACatgtagaaataaaaaaaaaagtcagaTCGGCAATTTCAAAGTATTtatactaaccaaattaaaGATCTTAAGTGTGCAAAAAATCTTGAAACatttgtgtataaataaatatcataaagagagaaattatgaaaagaaaagcTAATTATGATTTACGGGTTTGATGCAAAAGGTACTTAGAAGAATTAATTTTCTCACAAAACAATAACCAATCATTTGTTAATTTAACCCAGATGTTGTGTGATCCTCTCTCTTCAAGTCTAGGTAGCGCCATGATCGAATTAGCTTTCATGCTAGCATGGTTCATATAGGATTCCTGAATATTAGATAGAAAGCACCGTAAGATATAAGATTTCTTAGCAAACAAAAAATACATAAGCTTCATGGACACTTACCTGTACAGACCGACGGATATTATTCTCTATAAAATGCATTCAGCTTGTGGTAAAGTATTTAAAACCAACGACTGTACCTGCATTGCACAATAATATAATAGTTAgaaatatgaatatgaatatatatatatatatatataaataatcaatGTAAGCAATTTAACAATTCTTACCATTTAGTTTGAGTTGATTGCGGAGGTTGCGATATCaaacttttcttctttttagcaGATTTTTTGAGATAATTTTTCAAACTACGTGTACTATGGTGTGTGCtttgttttttcctttaatcTCTTAATGCTTACAATGTCAGTTTtcctttcttgaattttttctCTTTCGGTGGGCATTATAAATGTTTAAGTCTCACCTTGAGCTTGTTCCTTGAaggtttcttttaaatttgaaataagttCATTTGCATATTTAGCAGAAAATTTAGAACTAGCTTTAGACTCACAAATCATAGTTGCAATTCTAACAAATGTAGAACATAAAACTCTATATCTATTGCGTGCCTTCAACTTCAAATATTACTCTTGGTCTTCTAGTCCTCATTACCCTGTCATGTTCAGGAAAAAAAACCCTATCAGAATTCACTAATGGCTAACATTGAAGGAACCTCTCCCCATCGTGAAGGAGCACCTAATCAAGAAGTCCAAGGCTCAGGGGAAGCCATTGAAGTCCCTAATGTTGAGATCCTGAAATTTCAGAAACAGAGCCACAAACTATGGGCATAGTTTTTGGCACAGTTTGGCCTATGATGTTTCACAACCTTCATCCTCTCCCAATACCATGCTAAGAGTGGAGGAATCATCTGAGAAGGTCCAAGAAGAGTCTCTCAATGCTACAAAGGACTAGGAGGGACAGGAAAAAACAAATCTTGATGATTCTTTCTAGCCGAAGGAGCTATTGCATAAGTTCTTATTAAGATTGATCATGCTCTCAACCACCCTCCCATTCATGATCAATCTTCATCTCAATTGGAGTCCCTAGTTGAGGCTACAATACAAGGTGACTCCAATCCCTTTACTATTCCATTGGTTTATGCATTTGCTCCTCCCCAATGTGAAACTAACAATAGTCCATCTTCTTTGGCTAGGGACTATTTTACAAACATCACCAAGCCTATATTTGAGGTTGTTGCAAAACAAAGAGAGAACATGACTGAGTTTGGTACTGAAGTCAAGGCTAATGAGGAAGAAGttgtgataaaaaaaatgtgattATTGTTGCTACCACAGATCAATAGACCCCTAGGGCTGAATAAAGAACCACAAGATTAATGGCCAGTAAGTAGAGAAAAGGCCACTGTTGAAGAAAATGGGAAAGCAAATGCCTTTCCCATTCCTAAAAGAAAGAGGTTTAGTTGACCTAAGATGGTATTCGAGGCAAACTCTTATGAAAATGTTCCATTCAAGAAAATAATGCTTGGTGGTATGGCCAAAACAAAAAGGCTACGCTAACAACTTGAGGGATGTTGATCCTCGAAAACTttttgagaaagaaagaaagcaatATGAAGAAGAGTTGCTGCAAACCTATGACAGAGTCTACATCATCACTTCTAGTGCCAAAAGATATTCCTCCCTAACAAAGAACAACATTATCGAGGAGTAGAGCATCGATGAGAAAAGCTTTTGTGGTCATGCCATCGATTCAATTCTGGAGAATAATGATCTATTGGCCTCTGCTTAGTTTGTCAAACCTTATTTAAACAAGTTCAACTGGAGTTCTATGTCAACCTAGTTTAGAGTATTGATGACCCCACTGGCAAGTTGTAGCATAAAGTGTATGTGTGAGGTAAATGGTAAAAGTCTGAGCATGCACAAATCAGATACTTGCTAAACCATCCCTGCACCAATAATTTGGAGTTTGGGGAATCTGAAGAAACTATTGCTACCTAGATTACAAATGGAGTTCACCTCACATGGACAATTGGGTCAGAACTTCACTCATCAGTCCTAGAACCATCTTATGTTGCACTCTATGCCATAGCCATGAGGAATTGGCTTCCCAACAGCCAAAGGCACAATATGACCAAGAAGATGACCGCCTTGCTGGAATgacagaaatgtgcaagtgtacacaatcgcagcaagtaataaagtgacaagtaaacgtcgagttatcgtacctacagggactgtgaaaggaattatttatgaatgtaattaaaaacactttggtgaagaaaaatattttgatttgaggaggtgattcaaaactaagattttaactcagtaaaataaataaaaataaaataatagtttcaatgcacgatttcaaaagatgattttaaccaagatgacataattgtgttagattaattacatttcttaacttagaactATTAAACTAATGTTTaagttgttacgaataaattcacggcaactcggtaattttcTAACTTATAAAGATACGCACCTActaaaatccatttatctcttgactatatctctatgtcaattcaaccgattaaacaaattttaataagcaaatgtgttaatgcac
This genomic window contains:
- the LOC105803901 gene encoding patatin-like protein 5; the encoded protein is MGTSDVMPSTYGRRITVLSIDGGGIRGIIPATMLSFLELKLQELDGEDARIADYFDVIAGTSTGGLIAAMLTAPDENGRPLCKGEDIVPFYLRHGPKIFSRKNYKKMTMKMDALMRPKYSGKHLRKTICMVLGDRRLHETLTSVVIPTFDIKLLQPTVFTTFEAKMDPSKDALLSDICIATASAPTYFPAYAFHTKYSEGTDREFHLVDGGIAANNPALLALKPTGVAFPSEQEHEVSQGQALNYENHLIISLGTGTSKMGKKYDAKTAEKWGILGWLYSEGSSPLVDAFTYAGADMVDLHMSLIFKAIKSEHNYLRIQDDKLSEDESSTDKATKKNMRNLVEIAEKLLHKPVSRMNLDSGIFEPADNEGTYAEALSRFAKLLSEERRLRKAEIGKQL